Proteins found in one Triticum urartu cultivar G1812 chromosome 4, Tu2.1, whole genome shotgun sequence genomic segment:
- the LOC125552647 gene encoding RNA-binding protein 39 isoform X2 — translation MGRIRRKEDGAEPEADPERDQRTVFAFQLSLKADERDVYEFFSRAGKVRDVRLIMDRNSRRSKGVGYIEFYDAMSVPMAIALRGQPLLGQPVDVKPSEAEKNLVQSNASSSVAASGGARKLYVGNLHSNITEEQLRLVFEPFGLVELVQLPVDPLTGLCKGFGFVQFARLEDAKAAQSLNGQLDIAGKVIKVSAVTEQPGVQASGATAGDLDDDEGGGLALNASSRALLMQKLDRSGATTSLTSGLGASAVALPPVSVLGAPATGPVLQSTVPGLGLIPGASIPVITQSIDTAPPSECLLLKNMFDPAVETDPDFDLDIRDDVREECSKFGQVRHIFVDKNTAGFVYLRFDSITAAMGAQKALQGRWFAGKMITATFMSTQQYEMKFPE, via the exons ATGGGGAGAAT ACGTAGGAAAGAAGATGGTGCCGAACCTGAAGCAGATCCAGAAAGAGATCAAAGAACTGTATTTGCCTTCCAG CTATCATTGAAGGCGGATGAAAGAGATGTGTATGAGTTCTTCTCAAGGGCCGGGAAG GTCCGGGATGTCCGCTTAATAATGGATCGAAACTCACGACGTTCTAAAGGAGTCGG GTATATTGAATTTTATGATGCTATGTCGGTTCCAATGGCGATTGCTCTTAGAGGTCAACCGCTTCTTGGTCAACCAGTGGACGTTAAGCCATCAGAGGCTGAAAAGAATCTAGTTCAGTCTAATGCTTCGTCAAGTGTAGCCGCATCAGGTGGGGCAAGGAAGTTGTATGTTGGAAATCTTCACTCCAATATTACAGAGGAGCAATTGAGACTG GTCTTCGAACCATTTGGATTGGTTGAGCTTGTCCAGCTGCCTGTAGACCCACTTACCGGATTATGTAAAGGTTTTGGTTTTGTGCAG TTTGCACGTCTGGAAGATGCAAAAGCTGCTCAGAGTTTAAATGGTCAACTTGATATTGCTGGAAAAGTAATCAAG GTTTCAGCTGTGACGGAGCAACCGGGAGTGCAAGCCAGTGGGGCAACCGCAGGCGATTTGGATGATGACGAAGGTGGAGGCTTG GCACTGAATGCTAGCTCGAGAGCTCTTCTTATGCAGAAACTGGACCGTAGTGGCGCCACCACCAG TTTGACTTCTGGGTTGGGTGCTTCTGCCGTGGCATTACCACCTGTGTCAGTTCTTGGTGCTCCTGCAACCGGTCCTGTGCTACAGTCTACAGTGCCTGGTCTTGGTTTAATTCCAGGGGCATCTATTCCGGTTATTACCCAGTCCATTGACACGGCTCCACCTAGTGAATGCCTATTGCTCAAGAATATGTTTGATCCAGCTGTGGAG ACGGATCCTGATTTTGATTTAGATATTAGAGATGATGTTCGAGAAGAATGCTCTAAGTTTGGGCAAGTAAGACACATTTTTGTAGACAA AAATACCGCAGGCTTTGTGTACCTGCGGTTCGATAGCATAACGGCCGCCATGGGTGCACAGAAAGCACTTCAAGGGCGATGGTTTGCGGGAAAGATGATTACTGCAACATTTATG TCCACTCAGCAGTATGAAATGAAGTTCCCAGAGTGA
- the LOC125552647 gene encoding RNA-binding protein 39 isoform X1 has protein sequence MDFDEYEYLEKTVEASAAPPANGSDGKDRGSRRRSSAGDGEDRDDGERRSKRSRSEHRDLESRERHRSSRERRDRDRDRDVREKERLGRESEREREKDRERRSRDRDREERERERRSRSRSERRRGDDERERERFRERDYRDRDVRRRKEDGAEPEADPERDQRTVFAFQLSLKADERDVYEFFSRAGKVRDVRLIMDRNSRRSKGVGYIEFYDAMSVPMAIALRGQPLLGQPVDVKPSEAEKNLVQSNASSSVAASGGARKLYVGNLHSNITEEQLRLVFEPFGLVELVQLPVDPLTGLCKGFGFVQFARLEDAKAAQSLNGQLDIAGKVIKVSAVTEQPGVQASGATAGDLDDDEGGGLALNASSRALLMQKLDRSGATTSLTSGLGASAVALPPVSVLGAPATGPVLQSTVPGLGLIPGASIPVITQSIDTAPPSECLLLKNMFDPAVETDPDFDLDIRDDVREECSKFGQVRHIFVDKNTAGFVYLRFDSITAAMGAQKALQGRWFAGKMITATFMSTQQYEMKFPE, from the exons ATGGACTTCGACGAGTACGAGTACCTCGAGAAGACGGTCGAGGCCTCCGCCGCGCCTCCGGCCAACGGATCCGACGGGAAGGACCGCGGCTCCCGCCGCCGGAGCAGCGCCGGCGACGGAGAGGACCGCGACGACGGCGAGCGCCGGTCCAAGCGCTCTCGCTCCGAGCACCGTGACCTTGAGAGCCGGGAGCGCCACCGCAGCAGCCGGGAGCGCCGCGACCGCGACCGGGACCGGGACGTGAGGGAGAAGGAGAGGCTGGGCAGGGAGAGCGAGCGGGAGAGGGAGAAGGACAGGGAGCGGAGAAGCCGCGACCGCGAccgcgaggagagggagagggagcgGAGGAGCCGCAGCCGGTCGGAGCGTCGCCGCGGCGACGACGAGCGAGAGCGAGAGCGCTTCCGTGAGCGCGACTACCGTGACCGTGACGTCAG ACGTAGGAAAGAAGATGGTGCCGAACCTGAAGCAGATCCAGAAAGAGATCAAAGAACTGTATTTGCCTTCCAG CTATCATTGAAGGCGGATGAAAGAGATGTGTATGAGTTCTTCTCAAGGGCCGGGAAG GTCCGGGATGTCCGCTTAATAATGGATCGAAACTCACGACGTTCTAAAGGAGTCGG GTATATTGAATTTTATGATGCTATGTCGGTTCCAATGGCGATTGCTCTTAGAGGTCAACCGCTTCTTGGTCAACCAGTGGACGTTAAGCCATCAGAGGCTGAAAAGAATCTAGTTCAGTCTAATGCTTCGTCAAGTGTAGCCGCATCAGGTGGGGCAAGGAAGTTGTATGTTGGAAATCTTCACTCCAATATTACAGAGGAGCAATTGAGACTG GTCTTCGAACCATTTGGATTGGTTGAGCTTGTCCAGCTGCCTGTAGACCCACTTACCGGATTATGTAAAGGTTTTGGTTTTGTGCAG TTTGCACGTCTGGAAGATGCAAAAGCTGCTCAGAGTTTAAATGGTCAACTTGATATTGCTGGAAAAGTAATCAAG GTTTCAGCTGTGACGGAGCAACCGGGAGTGCAAGCCAGTGGGGCAACCGCAGGCGATTTGGATGATGACGAAGGTGGAGGCTTG GCACTGAATGCTAGCTCGAGAGCTCTTCTTATGCAGAAACTGGACCGTAGTGGCGCCACCACCAG TTTGACTTCTGGGTTGGGTGCTTCTGCCGTGGCATTACCACCTGTGTCAGTTCTTGGTGCTCCTGCAACCGGTCCTGTGCTACAGTCTACAGTGCCTGGTCTTGGTTTAATTCCAGGGGCATCTATTCCGGTTATTACCCAGTCCATTGACACGGCTCCACCTAGTGAATGCCTATTGCTCAAGAATATGTTTGATCCAGCTGTGGAG ACGGATCCTGATTTTGATTTAGATATTAGAGATGATGTTCGAGAAGAATGCTCTAAGTTTGGGCAAGTAAGACACATTTTTGTAGACAA AAATACCGCAGGCTTTGTGTACCTGCGGTTCGATAGCATAACGGCCGCCATGGGTGCACAGAAAGCACTTCAAGGGCGATGGTTTGCGGGAAAGATGATTACTGCAACATTTATG TCCACTCAGCAGTATGAAATGAAGTTCCCAGAGTGA
- the LOC125554128 gene encoding uncharacterized protein LOC125554128 — protein MSYSISSSSRSASSSRPGFHGQNRSPVRYRVGPMDYEPPTPCECKHKPKATMWISWSDENPGRRYKTCAMSRMGGCNFYEWHDDPIEDCFLKQLLIDLRDKVRLLEMMNSELCRGAMAVQERQVVQVENHPAPVARLPVTARCGYWKNVALFVLVVALVWNSLFV, from the exons ATGTCTTATTCCATTTCTTCAAGCTCTAGATCTGCTTCTTCCTCCAGGCCTGGCTTCCATGGGCAAAACAGGTCCCCGGTGAGGTACAGGGTCGGGCCTATGGACTACGAACCACCAACGCCTTGTGAATGCAAGCACAAGCCAAAAGCAACCATGTGGATCTCCTGGAGTGACGAGAACCCTGGAAGAAGGTACAAAACATGTGCCATGTCAAGG ATGGGAGGGTGCAACTTCTATGAGTGGCACGACGATCCCATTGAAGATTGCTTCCTGAAGCAACTGCTGATTGATCTGCGAGACAAGGTTCGCCTGCTGGAGATGATGAATTCTGAACTATGCAGGGGAGCGATGGCTGTGCAAGAGAGGCAGGTTGTCCAGGTAGAGAATCATCCAGCTCCAGTAGCTCGACTGCCTGTGACCGCAAGGTGTGGCTACTGGAAAAATGTggccctatttgtgttggttgtgGCACTGGTGTGGAATAGTTTATTTGTGTAG
- the LOC125554127 gene encoding uncharacterized protein LOC125554127 — translation MDGLDIQQQLVAHEKMSHEICTSIFCRLAQLDMCFSKDTPGMIWRKYIEPDYATIVLSNADPLTVHSIRASFQEGTASCNPTSCRMWFIPAILLDGWVVYAFDMLRNRIVVYDPAVGPFGYSNRRVSMHEFVSNKLHAALFNCLYSFFSPWHCESTHWTRTFPIIMREQFHKDEAGLCATFFCKEL, via the exons ATGGATGGCTTAGATATTCAGCAACAGCTTGTGGCACACGAGAAAATGTCCCATGAAATTTGTACTTCCATCTTCTGCAGACTTGCCCAACTTGACATGTGCTTCTCAAAAGACACTCCTGGGATGATATGGAGGAAATACATCGAGCCCGATTATGCG ACAATTGTTCTGTCCAATGCCGACCCACTGACCGTGCACTCCATTAGGGCTAGCTTCCAGGAGGGAACCGCCTCTTGCAACCCAACATCATGCCGCATG TGGTTTATTCCAGCTATTCTCCTAGATGGCTGGGTGGTTTATGCATTTGACATGCTGCGCAACCGAATCGTCGTTTATGATCCTGCTGTTGGCCCATTCGGATACAGTAATCGCCGAGTCAGCATGCATGAATTTGTGAGCAACAAACTTCATGCTGCTCTGTTTAACTGCCTCTACAGTTTTTTCAGTCCATGGCATTGTGAATCAACTCACTGGACACGTACATTTCCAATCATAATGAGAGAACAATTTCACAA GGACGAAGCCGGATTGTGTGCCACTTTTTTTTGCAAGGAACTATGA